Part of the Propioniciclava sp. MC1595 genome is shown below.
GTGACGCCGAGCATTCCGAAGCAAGGACGCACCCCCCGACCAGGTGACGGGAGGGGGAACGGCGAGGGACTCCCACGAAGGGAGCACCGAACCCCGGTTCGGTGGGGTCGCACCTACCCGCGAAGTCCCGGCTGGCCCTCGTGGCCGAGCGCGGGGACCGCTCGCGACAAGAACGCCGGCGTCCTGGCTCGGATAGTCGGCCGTGACAGTTGAGCACGCCCCGTTGCGGGCTGCTCGCCAGTCACGGAGGCGACAGTGCGAACCAGCACCACGACCAAGAAGACCAAGACCCCCGAGACCGTGACCGAGGTTGCCCCTCGGTTCGTGTCCCTCAACGTTGCCGGCGACCGCGTCGGCCTCTGCTCCCGAACGATCCGCCGCGCGATCGGCCGCGGGGAACTCACCGGCTACAAGCTCGGATCCGCGCTCCGCGTGGAC
Proteins encoded:
- a CDS encoding helix-turn-helix domain-containing protein: MRTSTTTKKTKTPETVTEVAPRFVSLNVAGDRVGLCSRTIRRAIGRGELTGYKLGSALRVDLDELDAWVRSQALPTARAGAR